A section of the Streptomyces sp. SCL15-4 genome encodes:
- a CDS encoding SCO6745 family protein, which yields MADGRARALWERYEPVHDLVYFAPEAHRAADALGLRGFWMGYFALRAAPLGAVSPSVVTSCFHVFHPSRVARALPDAWAYAAPADVLAARLEAMDAALTRVAGADAVGSAAFAQAADLAWEAAAAADTTGRVLAAANQALGRPERPAARLWQAVTTLREHRGDSHVAVLVGLGLGPVEAMVLKAAAGESDGAFLRETRKWPARDWAAAEERLRADGRLAADGSLTPAGAALRARTEALTDAAAERPWTALGAERTERLAALLEPLAHAVRESGLLPAANPVGLTRRTLPVGR from the coding sequence GTGGCGGACGGAAGGGCGCGCGCTCTGTGGGAGCGGTACGAGCCGGTGCACGACCTCGTGTACTTCGCGCCGGAGGCGCACCGGGCGGCGGACGCGCTCGGGCTTCGCGGGTTCTGGATGGGGTACTTCGCGCTGCGCGCCGCTCCGCTCGGCGCGGTGTCCCCGTCCGTGGTGACGAGCTGTTTCCACGTCTTCCATCCCTCGCGGGTGGCCCGGGCGCTGCCGGACGCCTGGGCGTACGCGGCTCCGGCGGATGTGCTGGCGGCCCGTCTGGAGGCGATGGACGCGGCGCTGACCCGGGTGGCCGGCGCGGACGCCGTCGGCTCCGCCGCCTTCGCGCAGGCCGCGGACCTCGCCTGGGAGGCCGCCGCGGCGGCGGACACCACAGGCCGGGTGCTGGCCGCCGCCAACCAGGCGCTCGGCCGCCCGGAGCGGCCCGCCGCCCGGCTGTGGCAGGCCGTGACGACCCTGCGTGAGCATCGCGGCGACTCCCATGTGGCGGTGCTGGTCGGCCTGGGGCTCGGGCCGGTGGAGGCCATGGTGCTCAAGGCGGCGGCCGGCGAGTCCGACGGGGCCTTCCTGCGCGAGACGCGGAAGTGGCCGGCGCGGGACTGGGCGGCGGCCGAGGAGCGGTTGCGCGCGGACGGCAGGCTCGCGGCGGACGGCTCGCTCACGCCCGCGGGCGCGGCGCTGCGCGCCCGGACGGAGGCGCTGACCGACGCGGCGGCCGAACGGCCGTGGACCGCGCTGGGCGCCGAGCGCACCGAGCGGCTGGCCGCGCTGCTGGAGCCGCTGGCCCACGCGGTCCGGGAGTCGGGGCTGCTGCCGGCCGCGAATCCGGTGGGGCTCACCCGCAGGACGCTCCCCGTCGGCCGCTGA
- a CDS encoding class F sortase, producing MAADPSASPVSPAAPADDRHAGHGGRLTLWGVAAVFLAVSLFGGHRPAGEPTPHRAPDAGAVASAGPRRPGEALPRSAPTRLRIPEISVDAPFTTLALGSSGQLQPPPAADTNLVGWYAGGVSPGERGTAIIAGHVDTVTSAAVFAELGRLEPGDRFSVERADGRTAEFVVDSAETFAKDDFPSERVYADADRPEARLITCAGDYDRSVRDYTDNLVVFAHLV from the coding sequence ATGGCAGCAGATCCCTCCGCGTCCCCCGTCTCTCCGGCGGCGCCGGCGGACGACCGGCACGCCGGCCACGGCGGGCGGCTGACGCTGTGGGGTGTGGCAGCGGTCTTCCTCGCCGTCAGCCTGTTCGGCGGCCATCGGCCGGCCGGTGAGCCCACGCCGCACCGGGCCCCGGACGCCGGTGCCGTCGCCTCCGCCGGTCCCCGCCGGCCGGGCGAGGCGCTGCCCCGGTCGGCGCCGACCCGGCTGCGCATCCCGGAGATCTCCGTGGACGCGCCCTTCACCACCCTGGCCCTCGGTTCCTCGGGCCAGCTCCAGCCCCCGCCCGCCGCCGACACCAACCTCGTCGGCTGGTACGCCGGCGGTGTCTCGCCCGGTGAGCGGGGCACCGCGATCATCGCCGGTCACGTCGACACGGTCACCTCGGCGGCCGTCTTCGCCGAGCTGGGCCGGCTGGAGCCCGGCGACCGGTTCTCCGTGGAGCGGGCCGACGGGCGTACGGCGGAGTTCGTCGTGGACAGCGCCGAGACCTTCGCCAAGGACGACTTCCCCAGCGAGCGGGTGTACGCGGACGCCGACCGCCCCGAGGCCCGGCTCATCACCTGCGCCGGGGACTACGACCGTTCGGTGCGCGACTACACCGACAACCTGGTCGTCTTCGCCCACCTGGTGTGA
- a CDS encoding GDSL-type esterase/lipase family protein, which translates to MHTIPLTSGLIRGALELERTERGLLPHRLPARARAQCADPQLALAESQPSGVRLALRTRATAVELDTVPTKRVYTGAPPRPDGVYDLLVDGRPAGSATLADGDTLTVDLATGSAEHRPGPVGTVRFAGLPDTLKDVEIWLPHNERTELVALRADAPVEPVPNRGRPVWLHHGSSLSHGSDAASPTTTWPALAASLGGVELVNLGLGGSALLDPFTARALRDTPADLISVKLGINVVNTDLMRLRAFGPAVHGFLDTVREGHPGTPLLVVSPVLCPMHEDTPGPTAMDPAALGEGRLRYLATGDPAERAAGKLTLGVVREELARIVRERAAEDPRLHYLDGRELYGEADFAELPLPDGLHPDPAGHRRIGERFAALAFAPDGPFTARAAARPQP; encoded by the coding sequence ATGCACACCATTCCCCTGACCTCCGGCCTGATCCGCGGCGCCCTCGAACTGGAGCGCACCGAGCGCGGGCTGCTGCCGCACCGGCTGCCCGCCCGGGCCCGCGCCCAGTGCGCCGACCCGCAGCTGGCCCTGGCCGAGTCCCAGCCCTCCGGCGTACGCCTGGCGCTGCGCACCCGCGCCACCGCCGTCGAGCTGGACACCGTGCCGACCAAGCGCGTCTACACCGGCGCGCCGCCCCGCCCGGACGGCGTCTACGACCTGCTCGTGGACGGCCGCCCGGCCGGCAGCGCCACCCTCGCCGACGGCGACACGCTCACCGTCGACCTGGCCACCGGCTCCGCCGAGCACCGGCCCGGGCCCGTCGGCACCGTGCGTTTCGCGGGCCTGCCGGACACCCTCAAGGACGTGGAGATCTGGCTGCCGCACAACGAGAGGACCGAACTCGTCGCGCTGCGCGCCGACGCCCCCGTGGAACCCGTACCAAACCGGGGCCGCCCGGTGTGGCTGCACCACGGCAGCTCCCTCAGCCACGGTTCCGACGCGGCGAGCCCCACCACCACCTGGCCCGCGCTCGCCGCGTCCCTGGGCGGAGTGGAGCTGGTCAACCTCGGGCTGGGCGGCAGCGCGCTGCTCGACCCGTTCACCGCCCGCGCGCTGCGCGACACGCCCGCCGATCTGATCAGCGTCAAGCTCGGGATCAACGTGGTCAACACCGACCTGATGCGGCTGCGCGCCTTCGGCCCCGCCGTGCACGGCTTCCTCGACACCGTCCGCGAGGGCCACCCGGGCACCCCGCTGCTCGTCGTCTCCCCGGTCCTGTGCCCGATGCACGAGGACACGCCCGGCCCCACCGCCATGGACCCGGCGGCGCTGGGCGAGGGCCGGCTGCGGTACCTAGCCACCGGGGACCCCGCCGAGCGGGCGGCCGGCAAGCTCACCCTCGGGGTCGTCCGGGAGGAGCTGGCCCGGATCGTGCGCGAGCGGGCCGCCGAGGACCCGCGGCTGCACTACCTGGACGGCCGCGAGCTGTACGGCGAGGCCGACTTCGCCGAGCTGCCGCTGCCCGACGGCCTGCACCCGGACCCGGCCGGCCACCGCCGGATCGGCGAACGGTTCGCGGCGCTGGCGTTCGCGCCCGACGGCCCCTTCACCGCACGCGCGGCCGCCCGGCCGCAGCCCTGA
- a CDS encoding TetR/AcrR family transcriptional regulator: MARAGLTTERLVRAGAELADEVGFEQVTVSALARRFDVKVASLYSHLRNSQDLKTRIALLALEEMADRAAEALAGRSGRDALVAFANVCRDYARAHPGRYTAARHPLDPATAAGSAGVRIAQLTRAILRGYDLAEPDQTHAVRLLGSVFHGYVSLETAGGFDHSAPGSEESWARILDALDSLLRTWPARP, translated from the coding sequence ATGGCGCGTGCGGGTCTGACCACCGAACGCCTGGTCCGGGCCGGGGCGGAACTGGCCGACGAGGTCGGCTTCGAGCAGGTGACGGTCTCGGCGCTGGCCCGGCGGTTCGACGTCAAGGTCGCGAGCCTGTACTCGCACCTGCGCAACTCCCAGGACCTGAAGACGCGGATCGCCCTGCTCGCCCTGGAGGAGATGGCCGACCGGGCCGCCGAGGCGCTGGCCGGCCGGTCCGGCAGGGACGCCCTCGTCGCCTTCGCGAACGTCTGCCGGGACTACGCCCGCGCTCACCCCGGCCGCTACACGGCGGCCCGCCACCCGCTGGACCCCGCGACGGCGGCCGGCAGCGCCGGCGTCCGCATCGCCCAGCTCACCCGGGCCATCCTGCGCGGCTACGACCTGGCGGAGCCGGACCAGACCCACGCCGTACGCCTCCTCGGCAGCGTCTTCCACGGCTACGTCAGCCTGGAGACGGCCGGCGGCTTCGACCACAGCGCCCCCGGTTCCGAGGAGTCCTGGGCCCGGATCCTGGACGCCCTCGACTCCCTGCTGCGCACCTGGCCCGCCCGCCCCTGA
- a CDS encoding glycoside hydrolase family 27 protein, whose protein sequence is MSGGPGKPAARLTRPPYSFVAVRAVGRLPDREDTTVDRALPARRPRPPMGWNSWDCYGPTVTEQEVLANAEFMAGHLLPHGWDTVVVDIQWYEPTARAHGYNPDAPLVLDAYGRQLPAPNRFPSAAGGAGFAPLARRVHDLGLRFGLHVMRGVPRRAVAARLPVHGTEFTADEIADTTSVCPWNTDNYGLDHDHPGAQAYYDSQVARFAAWGVDFVKADDMLFPYHEREIAAYARAIERCGRPIELSLSPGTDLSLARLDHLREHATMWRVCDDLWDRWADVEAQFARMARWAPWQSEAGWADADMLPLGRIGIRAERGTDRLCSLTRPEQISLLTLWLISRSPLMMGGDLPTSPPETIELLTNEEALAVLWHGTGNREVLREDGLVLWTARHTDGRTRYAAVFSLAGEPRRYDVPLGSVGARPADRVRELWTHADVPHDGRHLTVRLPAHGAALYRLAEDSGRE, encoded by the coding sequence GTGTCCGGCGGCCCGGGGAAACCGGCCGCGCGGCTCACCCGCCCGCCGTACTCCTTCGTCGCCGTCCGGGCCGTCGGCCGGCTGCCGGACCGAGAGGACACCACCGTGGACCGCGCCCTCCCCGCCCGCCGACCGCGTCCGCCGATGGGCTGGAACAGCTGGGACTGCTACGGCCCCACCGTCACCGAACAGGAGGTGCTGGCCAACGCGGAGTTCATGGCCGGCCACCTGCTGCCGCACGGCTGGGACACCGTGGTGGTGGACATCCAGTGGTACGAGCCGACGGCCCGTGCCCACGGCTACAATCCGGACGCCCCGCTGGTCCTGGACGCGTACGGCCGTCAGCTCCCGGCCCCGAACCGGTTCCCGTCCGCCGCCGGCGGGGCGGGTTTCGCACCGCTGGCCCGCCGGGTGCACGACCTCGGGCTGCGCTTCGGGCTGCACGTCATGCGGGGCGTCCCGCGCCGTGCCGTGGCCGCCCGGCTGCCCGTCCACGGAACGGAGTTCACCGCCGACGAGATCGCCGACACCACCTCGGTGTGCCCGTGGAACACCGACAACTACGGCCTGGACCACGACCATCCGGGCGCCCAGGCGTACTACGACTCCCAGGTGGCCCGGTTCGCCGCGTGGGGCGTGGACTTCGTCAAGGCCGACGACATGCTGTTCCCGTACCACGAACGGGAGATCGCCGCCTACGCGCGGGCGATCGAGCGCTGCGGCCGGCCGATCGAGCTGAGCCTCTCCCCCGGCACCGACCTCTCCCTCGCCCGCCTGGACCACCTGCGCGAGCACGCCACCATGTGGCGCGTCTGCGACGACCTGTGGGACCGCTGGGCGGACGTGGAGGCGCAGTTCGCCCGGATGGCCCGGTGGGCGCCCTGGCAGAGCGAGGCCGGCTGGGCGGACGCCGACATGCTGCCCCTCGGCCGGATCGGCATCCGCGCCGAACGCGGCACGGACCGGCTGTGCTCCCTGACCCGTCCCGAGCAGATCAGCCTGCTCACCCTGTGGCTGATCTCCCGGTCACCGCTGATGATGGGCGGCGATCTGCCCACCAGCCCGCCCGAGACCATCGAACTGCTCACCAACGAGGAGGCGCTGGCCGTGCTGTGGCACGGCACCGGCAACCGCGAGGTGCTCCGCGAGGACGGACTGGTGCTGTGGACCGCCCGGCACACCGACGGCCGCACCCGGTACGCCGCCGTCTTCTCCCTGGCCGGCGAACCCCGCCGGTACGACGTGCCGCTCGGCTCGGTCGGCGCGCGCCCCGCCGACCGGGTCCGCGAGCTGTGGACCCACGCCGACGTCCCGCACGACGGCCGGCACCTCACCGTACGCCTGCCCGCCCACGGCGCCGCCCTCTACCGCCTCGCGGAGGACAGCGGGCGGGAGTAA
- a CDS encoding helix-turn-helix domain-containing protein, with amino-acid sequence MTRSRAQDPNVCGVTAAVAVIDGKWKTSLLWMLESGPHRPGELRRRLAGLSEKVLTQALREMELDGLVHREVHDVLPPKTVYSLTAFGRDLAEALGPLAEWGHRRLDRLRASGAAS; translated from the coding sequence ATGACGCGCAGCCGTGCCCAGGACCCGAACGTCTGCGGAGTGACCGCCGCGGTCGCCGTGATCGACGGCAAATGGAAGACGTCACTGCTGTGGATGCTGGAGTCCGGCCCGCACCGGCCCGGCGAACTGCGTCGCCGGCTGGCCGGGTTGAGCGAGAAGGTGCTGACCCAGGCGCTGCGCGAGATGGAGCTGGACGGCCTGGTGCACCGTGAGGTGCACGACGTGCTGCCGCCGAAGACCGTGTACTCGCTGACCGCGTTCGGCCGCGACCTGGCCGAGGCCCTCGGCCCGCTGGCCGAGTGGGGCCACCGCCGTCTGGACCGGCTCCGCGCGAGCGGGGCGGCGTCCTGA